GCAAAAATTAGCCCCCACACTGGACACGCCTCGCTGCGAGCGCGTTTGCTCAACGCCTTTCGACCGCCCCATGGCCCCAACGTCAAATggcgccgccgcccccagcgGCAAATGGCGCCGACGGCGGCGCCAACGGCCCCTAACGGCCGACGGCCCCACgggcggcgcgcgccgccgccgctccctcaggcgcggggccgccgcggctcgACGCGAGGGGCCGCTGagggctgggcggcggcggcggcggcggcggcggcggcggcggcggcggcagcgggcgggcgggattcccgcggggcggcggcgctctCGGGATGAGCGAGCAGCGCAGCGGCCGCCCGGCGGCCGTCCGCTCCGCTGatgtaaagaaaaagagaagaggggaaactcctctgccgccggccgccccctataaaaggcggcggcggcggcaggggcagCGGCACCACGGCAGGGCTCCCCTCGGCAGCGCCATGGCGAAGCGCGGcagcgggagcggcgcgggcgcgcTGTGGGCGCTGGTGGCGGCGCTGTGCCTGGCGCAGccgccgccctgccgcccgctgccgccgcccgcccgcaacCTCACCGAGGGCCGGCTGCGCTCGCGGGCGCTGCTGGCGGCGCTCGGCGGCTCCCTGCGGCAGCTCCAGGTGGGTGGCGGCGgcaccggcccggccccgcgctcagCCCCTCGCAGCAGCGCCACGGGGAGTACTTTtaacttcatttaatttttttttttttttgggggggggggtggcgccTTTCTGAGAAATACCCAACGTTTGCAGCCGCGGCGACGTGAAGTTCTCCACAGGTTCGGTCTCCCGCAGCATCGCTCGCGCCGTTGGCGTTAACGGAGGCGGCGCGGTGCCCGAAGCCAGGCCAAGGCTGATGCCGCTCCCGCCTCGCGCAGCTGCGGCATTTCCTGGGATTTCAGCCCCGTGGCCTGGCTGTTCCCAGTCGGAGGTGTCCAGCCGGGCTTGGCAGCGCAAGGCCGTGTCGGGACAGTGCTGCCGCAGGCGTCGCCCGCAGCCCGCTGCGTTTCTGCACGCAAACGGTACCGTGGCGCCGGGTCTGCCACCGCCCTGacccttcttctctttctttttaacgCAGGCGTTTAACACGCTGGGATTTGAATGTACCCTCGAAGAGCTCGATCTGGAAGATATCACTGAGAACCAAATCAACACAATAAAAGCTTGTACAGCTGAGCATTCAGgggtatataaaaaaaaataatcaaatttcaGCATCATGTTTATGTGGAACAGTCGTATAATTCACCGCACTTCCACAAATGATCATGTATCATTTCTTCTTTGATTTGCAGACTGGAAACTGTCCAGCACTGGAAAGATCTACTTTTGATACGGTAAATTGCATTTATATCTCCAAAGAGCCACTTATTTTGATGGCTGTATGTTCATGAAGCATTTAACAACAGATGCCAGTATTTCTAAATAATTCTGACTTTTGCAGAACAAATGCCTGCAAGGTATCTATGAAGATCTGAAGGCCTATAGAGCAGAGCTGAAGAATTTCAACAATCAGAAGGTGTTGACAACTATTGATGAGATGATGAAAGTAGGTATttctatctctttttttcctttatttctgtcTTAAAACAGAGATGTTTATCCAATGTGTTCCATTCTGCAGTTGGTCAAATAATGAACTCTCTGCAATCTGATTATTTAAAAACTGGTCTCttagctttttttccttaagatccTAGTAGTAAGTACTTGATTCTTATGAATTATGATGCATCTTATTTGGTATTTTTGTCTTGCCAGTATGGTCAACACATCAATATTCAGATTTATGTCTTTTAAGAGTCCTCGTTCTTTCAAACTGTTCTATCCTTGTGAGGAGATGGTGTATGTGATTTTCTGCAAATTTCTATAGAGTTTCagagaactcaaaaaaaaaaaaagagtaaaagcaTACATAGCTCCATTTCTCTTCCAAATACTGAAATATAATGTGCCTGGCATACCGAATATGAAATAGGATGTACTGAACTTTGGTAAATATTATTAGTGAGATCAGAGAATAGATGTGACACTTTCAGTTTAGTCACTTCTTGATTACACTTTCTAACGCGCCTCCCTCTTCTCAGGGTCTGAGGTTCAGCAGCACGAGCGTGCTGCAGCCGTCGTCAAACACGGGATCGACTTTTAAAGACAGAATGAGACTATGCAGTGTTCTTCATGCTTTCCGAATCCGCGCTGTGACCATAAACAGGATGATGAACTACTTGACTTCTCCGGAGAGCTCGCTGTAAGCACTCCACTTGGAGAGCGCCTTAGGTATAAATTTGAGTAAGAGTTGTTTGGAGTACTGAAGGAAGAAAACGTAGTAGGGTTAATATCCTGCAACATATTTGGGGACTTCTTAGGAATTAAGCACATAATATTTTACAGAATTTCTTACGAATCGAATCATGTTTTAGTGAACTACTGTCAAAGCCTTTTAAGCTATTATGTTCAACTTTGAAATTTTAGAAAATAAGCTATGTTTTACGAAAATGTTCTCAAACAACCAAACACTCaactgtattttttcttaaatgttttatttattcaatCATAAGTTTATATAAGTTAAAACATATTTATACTATTCCTGTTTTATATTTATAATGATATTccttatttattcttttattgcctaataaaatttaaaatatttattaaaagtttgggggttttttttccttcttactcaCACTATAACACAAATCAATATGACCATACTTTTCATATTGCTTGCATGTAAGCAGTATACTGTGGTAACACTCAGGACTGGTATTAATTAAAACCCCTATCTCCTTGTTAGTTACTTCGGATGTGTTTTGGGGAGGGTTCTCTCATAGTGGGCAGTGAAAATAACCTGCTCAATTTCCTTCCTGTTTATTAGCAAATTTTGGTCTGCTACATAGCTcatgggtgaaatcctggcctcaTGGAAATCAATGGCTAAACTGTTTATTTCAATGGAGCAAGGATTTTACACATAGCTTTTAAGGTCACCGAGGATGACTGGACCATTATTTTCTGAATTCCTCCCTACAATGCTTAAGCTAGCCTAAAAAGAGCGGGGGTGGAAGAAGGCATCCACTCTGCAAAATCTGTCTGACAGCCTCTAAGCAATGAATTTTGCAACTATCTATTTTGTCCAGCCAGCTGCTGTGTTATTTCCGCTTCCCACTCGTCGTTCTctttagcatttttttcttcagctctgtTCCCTTGCTCGCTTTCTGCCCTTCTGACTCCCCAGGAGCTACGCTGCCACCGTCGCTCAACCCTCGCATCTCTCCCAGGACACCCCTCCTCCAGCCTCACCTCTTCCTGGTGTCCATAGATTTTTGAAAGCAAAGGCTTTCGGTTAGAAAGCAAAATTAACTGCGTTAAAGTAAGTATCATCTCTCTCGATCTTGTCTTGGCTTGAGCCACACCAAAATTATGAGTTGAATTTGACTTGGTGTGTTTGTTAAAGAAAAGTCACAACTTACTTCTACTTTTGGAAGCCTGGCTCTTGTTGCCCCTGTTGGGTCAGGCTGCTTCTTTCTTCAGTAGGGTGTTAGGAGCACGCATGGAACGGCTGGCCTGAGCCCACCTTCGGGCATGGCCCTTGCAGGGCAAGTCTCGCTTAGCTCTTGCAAACCCATTGAAGTTGCACGTTCAGGAGATGATTGTTTTCAAGCATTTAGCACGTTTCTAACAAATCACCACTGTGTATACGTGAAAGGTGGTATTTCCAACGCAGACGCATCGGTTGGCCCAGCCTGCATGAGCTTGTGTGGGATGCGCAAAGGCAGGCGCACTGTGACAGCAAGGTGGTGGCCCCCTTTCAAATATCAAGTTACcattacaaaagaaaaactttATGAGTGTTTAGAATGGCCAAAGTAATTAATTTCAGATTAGTACCTGAGTTAAATAGCTATCTTGataaaacaaatttcaaaagCGTTCAACCATTTCTCCCATTTTTTCTAATGGGACTTGCAAAGTCTCAAACAGACTCCAGAGGAAAAGTATcaaacttttgtttgttttgtttgtgaaaaGTATCATCACAGGTTTTGTTGAATTATGATTACAAATTACTCTTACTACAAATTGCACAAGAAAAGCTTTCTGTTGAATTCCTCCTTTCTTACTAGTTAAACAAAAAGACACACTTTGGTCCTGCTGCTGAGCTCATCTGAAGAGTCAGGTCTTGACCACCTTGGTCGTGAAGCTCAGGCCCCCACACCTGCCTTCTAAACCTGGGGATTTGCCACCATCTGGGGGGGGCTCTCCTACAGGCATAGATGATTTAGAAAGTGAGTAGTAAGATTAAGAATGCAAGGCATAATATTCTCCAAGAAAAGCATTTTGTATTGTAATTTGGCATATTCACTCAATAAAACTGTTTACTAGCAGTAAAACTAGTAGTAACATTTTGGGAAATGATTCCCTTAATGCTCTCTTTTGTGAGTTAAACAGTTTTATTCGCTAGcgggaaaagaaaagacaaaaagatgtGTATTTTTGTTATTAGTGGCTAGGTACTGGCTGGCGTACGCACGGAATTACAGGCTCTTGGTGTTTAACGGCATGGAAATAGAGCCCCCCCAGCCAGCCTGAAATAAAAACTGCGGCTTAACCAGGGGCCAGGGGAGGTACACGGAAATGCCCGCGCGCCCTCTCCTCTCCATGAGCTCctggccgctgccccggggctcGCGGGGGAAAGCCCGCACGGAAAGGGCGCAGGGGAGCACAGCACCGCGGCGCGACGCGACTCTGCCCCCGCTCCGCGCGGGAGCCGCGGGTCCGGGGCGTCCCCAGCGGCACCCGCTACCCCAcgctggcagagagcagggaggagagcgtgTGCACGCCGCCGGCACAGAACGGGCGGGCGACGGCGCTAGAGTGGCGGTTTGGCGGGagattaaaatgaagaaaaagtccGAAACTCTTGCGCAATTAGTGcctttttaattcttatttctaaaagtatgctttttctttcataaacaTACCCGGAGTAAGACGATCAAGGGAATCACAGGAGTCTTTAAAACAAGACAATTTCCCTTCTAAGGTAGCTGCTCTCTTCTGCAAATAACAttactttaaaatcttttaaaatcctgTAGCACATGTATTGCATAGAGAGTAACCACCTTTCTACAAATTTTGACTTTCCCCGCTTTAGACTTCTAATTCTATTCAAGTTAAAATTAATCAagtaaaaaagtataaaaaggttgtaataaaaaaaaaaattataaaacataCAAATTTATCTCACAAAAACTGAGACAGACTATACAGAAAAGAGTCAATAAGAACTTCTCacataaaaaaatcaaagctgcCCATAGTTAATATTGGTGCTACTGTGAAACTAGTCTTCAATTCGTTAGAAAACAGACCCACAGCCCAGCACAGCTTGAATGTACAGGACTATATACAGTGATTATGTAAATGAATTTATCCGCGAGTCTGAGAATATTCTTCACTGATCTTAGGCATCTGTGAGAAATAGAATAGACCTCATGATTTTAGcagtttagctttttttttttttaaggtgatgaAAGCTGCTGTAAAACTTTTCTCCCTTTGTCTTTCCCTGATTCAAATAAAGCTGCTTCAAGATAAAAAATTCCATATGTAAATAAGGTAAACTGATTTCGCTGAGTGCTCATGCCGTTTAGGATCGGCTCAACTGAGACAAAATTCAGTGGAAGTTTTAAGTTTCACATTCACCAAGACTGGCACTTCTATCATCTCGACGAGACGGTTACGATGACTGGTATCTGAACAGATGAGTAATTACGCCTGAAAACGTTCAATCCACTTACATCAGGGTAAAATTTCACGCCCACGTCTTTCAAAGATTTTGCCTAAACTTTCCACTGACTGATTAGGGCTTGTATCTTCGGAACAGAAACGCACCGAAATCCCAGGAAAACAGCTTGAAAAGTTGAACCATTGGCTGAGGAACGTTCCTGAGTTTTCTCCTTCTAGCTGCTTCTCCACAAATTCGTCACTGAGCCAAAAAACCTGAAGGAatgaacacacacacgcacacacgcttATATACGTATTGCTTGGTCTCTGGAAGCTGCTGCAACATTGATGTTGAATACTAAATGTACATATAGGTGTTTCTAAGGATCAGAATTAAGTAAATATAATAAGAGGTTGATCTGTACCTTCCAGTACTTCGACTATGTCATAGGACACCTTATCCTTGAGACTGTCGTAGAGGCTTTGCGCCGTTCCATTACTCTGTTCTCTGTCTCTCCACTTGCTCAGCATCAGAAATTTGTGAATATTGACTTCCTCCTCCTTTGCCTGAATCTGATGAATGTCTTTCATTTCCAGCTGAAGACACTCGATGGCGATTTCTTTCCACTCTCTGCCAAACTTCTTGGCGATCGCCATCAGCTGCTGATCGGTCAGCAAGCTCTTCGCTTTAACGCCGTCTGAAACGATACGGGACAAAAATCAGCACCAGCGCCGCTCTTCGCGTTAGACTTTTTAATTAAGCGATGCCGTTTTAGCGCTGTGCACTGCCAGGAGACACACGATGAAGACAGCCGAAAGTGGATTTTCCCCTAATTTGTTGATGCCGCGGCGGGTTATGCGCTCCCCAGGCCGCGTGGGAGCTGCCACCTCCTCGGTCCCCTAGCATACGAAACACCCAGAGATTTCCAGCTGCATCACATTACGGTCATGCTGAGGACACCTATCACCCCAAAACTTCTGAAAAGACTGTTTTTTCTTGAAACCTACGGTCGCAGTTTGGTTCTCCTTTAGTTACAACAGCCACAAAGTCCCAGCTCGACTGGCCCCGTGGCCGAAGCATGTTCCTGCCCCGACGCGAGCAGCCGGAGCGACCGgcggagctctgcctggggaaaGCCCTCCCTCTGCCGGCAACGCACACCCACGCACGAATCCCGACACGGTTATTTCTGCTGACATGCAAACCCTTAACGGACTCCAGGAACAAAAACGTTAACGGATTCAAAAAGTGACCGTGGTTCAAATGCTAGCAGATATCTCCCCCGAAAGGAGAGCCCGTGAAGAACAGGTACCGGAGGCAGAAAAAGTAGGACTGTAATTCAAATACAGCGTAAAACTGGGGGCTAAAGCTTTTCACAAATGAATTTTTTTATATACTAACGAACTAAAATTATTTTGTCTGTAATTCTTCCAAGTAACCATTAGTAAAGCTCTAAGCCTGCAGctctgggagaaggaggagaacgGCTGGCGGTGCCAGCGCCACGAGGCCCTAGGGCACCGAGCGCCTCTCCCTGGTGTCTCTGGACTCCAGCATCTCCGAACATCGGGACAATAAATGGGAgcggatgtctttttttttttttttttttccagaaaaattcaGCCTCTGTTCTGCCTAAGGAGATatcccaaatgaaaaaaattgagaTGCAGAGTGGAAACCTCTTTTAAAAGCAGCTGTTTGTTAGCTCCCAGTCCCGGAAGACACAACCATCGGAGCTGACCCTCCTAGATCCAATTCCCCCCGTTGCTCCCCTGCACGTGCTGCCTGCAGGAACGGCCAACAGTGGACACCGGTACGTACACCAAGGAGGAATATGCACGTGCTGCACCTACCAAAGCAGCATGTTATAAGACCCTTGCATTTGCTGGTTCATGGCTGTCACTAAAAAAGTCAGTTAGCTCTAGAAGTTTAATTCATGGGATGCAAGAAAACCCTAAGCCGGTATTTGAATCTGCCCAGAAATGCTCTACCTGCAGTATCGCTGCCCTTCCGCTTTTTCCGGTAGTATTCTTCGTCTTCAGAGAAGCTGTTGGTGGATTTCCGTCTTTTGGTACCTGAGGAGGGAAGGACGGTTGCCGTCACGCGGCACGCGGTACGCGGTCCCATACGCGGCACGCGGGCTAAGTACGCGCCAGAAGAGACGCCGAAGCGACTTACTGCCTGCGCTTCTCTTCTGCTCGTTCCTGTTCTGATCTTGGTGTATCCAGTCACCTGCCAAACGTTTTCCAGGGAAAGCGGAcggtgagggagcagctcccgctgccgtgCCCCCAATCCGGCGGCTCTCATGCGCGGAAACCTGCCCGGCGTTGGCCGGCGGCTGCGCTGAGACCCATCGGCCAGGCTCTGCAGCGGGGTTCGTCCCCCGCTCTTACCCGGCGGGTTATGCCCCAAATcgcgcccggctcccgcgggaACCGGCCGGCAGCCGAGACATGCAACGCTTACTCTCCCTTAGCTTTGCCTTCCACACGACCGCATCGGACTCCAGCTCGACCAGGGACAAGGTGCAGTCGTCCGGCTTCTCCAGATAGACCTCGATGTAACTCTTCAGCTTCAGCAGAGATCCGTCCACAAACTCAATCTCCTGCAAAAAAAGGTACAAAAAGGTTCAAACGAAACCTTGGGCCAACGCCAACAGAAGGCGTTGCCTGCCGGCGCCGCTCTGCGACGAAATCCCCATCTCCCGGGGCTTCGCCGTGGCCTCCAGCTTCCGCCCCAGGGCTCGGGGCCACTATGGGGCATCGCCTTCCCGCGCCAGGACCTCACCTCCGGGGTGACCTCGGCTTCTGGCTCGCACACCAGTCGgtatctctttcctttctgcagcagtttctGACAGACGGGCGGCTTGTCGATTTTAATGAATTTCTTGTTGGAATGTTTCACCGCTCTCGATATGTCCTAAGATTGGAAAATACAATTCAAACGTCACCCGCCTGAGCAAAGGAGCTGCTAAGACGTGCACGAGCGCGGTGCTGGTACCCCTCGCGTGCATCGTCTCTCCCCGG
The sequence above is a segment of the Apteryx mantelli isolate bAptMan1 chromosome 9, bAptMan1.hap1, whole genome shotgun sequence genome. Coding sequences within it:
- the IL12A gene encoding interleukin-12 subunit alpha, yielding MAKRGSGSGAGALWALVAALCLAQPPPCRPLPPPARNLTEGRLRSRALLAALGGSLRQLQAFNTLGFECTLEELDLEDITENQINTIKACTAEHSGTGNCPALERSTFDTNKCLQGIYEDLKAYRAELKNFNNQKVLTTIDEMMKGLRFSSTSVLQPSSNTGSTFKDRMRLCSVLHAFRIRAVTINRMMNYLTSPESSL